A single Pseudoalteromonas phenolica DNA region contains:
- the rpsQ gene encoding 30S ribosomal protein S17, whose translation MSDKIRTLQGRVVSDKMDKSIVVAIERQVKHPIYGKFIKRTTKLSVHDESNTAKAGDVVTIRECAPISKNKSWTLVEVVSSPKQA comes from the coding sequence ATGAGCGATAAGATCCGTACTCTTCAAGGTCGTGTAGTAAGCGATAAAATGGACAAATCAATTGTTGTTGCTATCGAGCGTCAGGTTAAGCACCCGATCTACGGTAAATTCATCAAGCGTACTACTAAATTGTCAGTACACGATGAGAGCAACACTGCTAAAGCAGGTGACGTAGTTACTATTCGTGAGTGCGCGCCAATTTCTAAGAATAAGTCTTGGACTTTAGTAGAAGTTGTTTCTAGTCCTAAGCAAGCTTAA
- the rpmC gene encoding 50S ribosomal protein L29, protein MKASELKDKSVEELNAELLELLREQFNLRMQASTGQLAQTHELRKVRRNIARVKTVINQKAGA, encoded by the coding sequence ATGAAAGCTAGCGAATTAAAAGACAAAAGCGTAGAAGAGCTAAATGCTGAACTTCTAGAGCTACTTCGTGAGCAGTTTAACCTGCGCATGCAAGCGAGCACTGGTCAGCTAGCTCAAACTCACGAACTGAGAAAAGTACGTCGCAACATTGCGCGTGTTAAAACGGTTATTAACCAGAAGGCAGGTGCATAA
- the rplP gene encoding 50S ribosomal protein L16: MLQPKRTKFRKVHKGRNRGLANNGNKVSFGSFGLKATGRGRMTARQIEAARRAMTRHIKRQGKIWIRVFPDKPITNKPLEVRMGKGKGSVEYWVAEIQPGKVLYEMEGVSEELAREAFNLASRKLPFKTTFVTRTVM, translated from the coding sequence ATGTTACAGCCAAAACGTACAAAATTCCGTAAGGTTCATAAAGGCCGCAACCGTGGTCTTGCGAACAACGGTAACAAAGTTAGCTTCGGTTCATTCGGCTTGAAAGCAACTGGTCGTGGTCGTATGACTGCTCGTCAAATCGAAGCAGCTCGTCGTGCTATGACTCGTCACATCAAGCGTCAAGGTAAAATCTGGATCCGTGTGTTCCCAGACAAGCCAATCACAAACAAGCCGCTTGAAGTTCGTATGGGTAAAGGTAAAGGTTCTGTTGAATACTGGGTTGCTGAAATTCAGCCTGGTAAAGTGCTTTACGAAATGGAAGGTGTTTCTGAAGAGCTTGCTCGTGAAGCATTCAACCTTGCTTCTCGTAAACTACCATTCAAGACAACTTTCGTAACTCGGACGGTAATGTAA
- the rpsC gene encoding 30S ribosomal protein S3 gives MGQKVHPTGIRLGISKPWVSTWYANTKDFSEQLFGDHKVRQYLTKELKSASVSKIVIERPAKSIRVTIHTARPGVVIGKKGEDVEKLRQAVTKLAGVPAQINIAEVRKPELDAQLVADGISSQLERRVMFRRAMKRAVQNAMRLGAKGIKVEVSGRLGGAEIARSEWYREGRVPLHTLRADIDYATSEALTTYGIIGVKVWIFKGEVIGGLPLKQEQEKPAKRAPKKAKKSAK, from the coding sequence ATGGGACAAAAAGTTCATCCTACTGGTATTCGCCTAGGTATCTCAAAGCCTTGGGTATCTACTTGGTACGCGAATACTAAAGATTTCTCTGAACAGCTTTTTGGCGATCACAAAGTACGTCAATACCTTACTAAGGAATTGAAGTCTGCTTCTGTGTCTAAAATCGTTATCGAGCGTCCAGCTAAATCAATCCGTGTAACAATTCACACAGCTCGTCCTGGTGTTGTTATCGGTAAAAAAGGTGAAGACGTTGAAAAGCTTCGCCAAGCTGTAACTAAGCTTGCTGGTGTACCTGCACAAATCAACATTGCAGAAGTACGTAAGCCAGAGCTAGATGCACAGTTAGTTGCTGACGGTATCTCTTCTCAGCTAGAGCGTCGTGTTATGTTCCGTCGTGCTATGAAGCGCGCAGTACAGAACGCAATGCGTCTAGGTGCTAAGGGTATCAAAGTTGAAGTTAGCGGTCGTCTAGGCGGTGCTGAAATCGCACGTTCTGAGTGGTATCGTGAAGGTCGTGTACCTCTACATACACTTCGTGCTGATATCGATTACGCAACTTCTGAAGCTTTAACCACTTACGGTATCATCGGTGTTAAAGTTTGGATCTTCAAAGGCGAAGTTATCGGTGGTCTTCCACTGAAACAAGAGCAAGAGAAGCCAGCTAAACGTGCTCCGAAGAAAGCCAAAAAAAGTGCTAAGTAA
- the rplV gene encoding 50S ribosomal protein L22, whose amino-acid sequence MEALAKHKFASGSAQKARLVADQIRGLPVDRALEILAYSPKKAAVLVKKVLESAIANAEHNEGADIDELRVATIFVDDGPTMKRIMPRAKGRADRILKRTSHITVVVSDS is encoded by the coding sequence ATGGAAGCATTAGCTAAACACAAATTCGCCTCTGGTTCGGCGCAAAAAGCACGTCTAGTTGCTGATCAGATCCGCGGACTACCGGTTGATCGCGCACTAGAAATCCTGGCGTACAGCCCTAAGAAAGCGGCTGTATTAGTTAAAAAAGTACTAGAGTCTGCTATCGCGAACGCGGAGCATAACGAAGGTGCTGACATTGATGAGCTACGTGTAGCTACGATCTTTGTGGACGATGGTCCTACAATGAAGCGTATTATGCCACGTGCTAAAGGACGCGCAGACCGCATCCTTAAGCGTACAAGCCACATCACTGTTGTGGTTTCGGATAGCTAG
- the rpsS gene encoding 30S ribosomal protein S19: MPRSLKKGPFIDLHLLKKVEKALESGDKKPIKTWSRRSMIIPNMIGLTIAVHNGRQHVPVFVTDEMIGHKLGEFAPTRTYRGHAADKKAKKR; the protein is encoded by the coding sequence ATGCCACGTTCTCTCAAGAAGGGTCCATTCATTGACCTACACTTGCTGAAGAAGGTAGAGAAGGCGTTGGAAAGCGGTGACAAGAAGCCTATCAAGACTTGGAGCCGTCGTTCAATGATCATCCCTAACATGATCGGATTGACCATCGCTGTCCATAATGGTCGTCAGCACGTACCTGTATTCGTTACAGACGAAATGATCGGTCACAAACTAGGTGAGTTTGCACCTACACGCACTTACCGCGGCCACGCTGCGGATAAGAAAGCGAAGAAGCGTTAA
- the rplB gene encoding 50S ribosomal protein L2 encodes MALQKCKPTSAGRRHVVKVVNPDLHKGKPYAPLLEKNSKSGGRNNNGRITVRHIGGGHKQHYRVIDFKRTKDGIPAKVERLEYDPNRSANIALVLYADGERRYIIAPKGLKAGDTIQSGVDAPIKAGNTLPMRNMPVGSTVHNVELKPGKGAQIARSAGAYVQILAREGQYVTLRLRSGEMRKVEADCRATLGEVGNAEHMLRSLGKAGANRWRGIRPTVRGVAMNPVDHPHGGGEGRTSGGRHPVSPWGVPTKGKKTRKNKRTDKLIVRRRTK; translated from the coding sequence ATGGCACTTCAAAAGTGTAAACCAACTTCTGCGGGTCGTCGTCACGTCGTTAAAGTGGTTAACCCTGATCTACACAAGGGTAAGCCATACGCTCCGCTATTAGAGAAGAACTCTAAATCAGGTGGTCGTAACAACAACGGTCGTATCACGGTTCGTCACATCGGTGGTGGTCACAAGCAACACTACCGTGTAATCGATTTTAAACGTACTAAAGACGGTATTCCGGCTAAAGTTGAGCGTTTAGAATATGATCCAAACCGTAGCGCAAACATCGCTCTTGTATTATATGCAGACGGTGAGCGTCGTTACATCATCGCACCTAAAGGCTTAAAAGCTGGTGATACTATTCAGTCTGGTGTTGATGCACCAATCAAGGCTGGTAACACATTACCAATGCGCAACATGCCTGTAGGTTCTACTGTTCACAACGTTGAGCTTAAGCCTGGTAAAGGTGCTCAAATCGCTCGTTCAGCGGGTGCATACGTTCAGATCCTTGCTCGTGAAGGTCAGTACGTAACACTTCGTCTACGTTCAGGCGAGATGCGTAAAGTTGAAGCGGATTGTCGCGCAACTTTAGGTGAAGTAGGTAACGCAGAACACATGCTACGTTCACTAGGTAAAGCTGGTGCAAATCGTTGGCGTGGTATCCGTCCTACAGTTCGTGGTGTTGCCATGAACCCAGTAGACCACCCACACGGTGGTGGTGAAGGTCGTACTTCTGGTGGTCGTCATCCTGTATCTCCATGGGGTGTACCTACTAAAGGTAAGAAGACACGTAAAAACAAGCGTACTGATAAATTAATCGTACGTCGTCGTACTAAGTAA
- the rplW gene encoding 50S ribosomal protein L23, protein MIREERLLKVILAPHISEKSTIAAEENNTIVFKVATDATKAEVKAAVEKLFEVEVTGVRTLNVKGKTKRTGMRFGRRSDWKKAYVTLKEGSELDFVGGAE, encoded by the coding sequence ATGATCCGTGAAGAACGTCTTTTAAAAGTAATCCTTGCTCCACACATCTCTGAAAAGAGCACTATTGCAGCTGAAGAAAACAACACAATCGTTTTCAAAGTAGCAACAGACGCAACTAAAGCTGAAGTTAAAGCTGCAGTTGAGAAGCTTTTTGAAGTAGAAGTAACTGGTGTTCGTACACTTAACGTTAAGGGTAAAACAAAGCGTACTGGCATGCGTTTCGGTCGTCGTTCAGACTGGAAAAAAGCCTACGTTACTCTTAAAGAAGGTAGCGAGCTAGACTTTGTCGGCGGCGCCGAGTAA